One genomic region from Melioribacteraceae bacterium encodes:
- a CDS encoding thioesterase family protein, whose amino-acid sequence MDKSLFQHSITETVRFHEVDILGVCNNAVYFNYFEDARIKYVQDLKRNFQLKELLEGNSFFIMVHNNCDYLEPAFLDDELRIHTRISFIKNTSFGFEHLVEKISTGRIIAKGGGAVVHIDKVIRQPLPIPDEFYEAVKSFEKGVDILRS is encoded by the coding sequence ATGGATAAAAGTTTATTTCAACACTCAATAACTGAAACAGTCAGATTTCATGAAGTTGACATTCTTGGAGTCTGTAATAATGCTGTTTATTTCAATTATTTTGAGGACGCCAGAATCAAATATGTCCAGGATCTAAAAAGAAATTTTCAGTTGAAGGAATTACTGGAAGGGAATTCTTTTTTTATAATGGTCCATAATAATTGTGATTACCTGGAACCCGCTTTTCTTGATGACGAACTGCGCATCCATACAAGAATCAGTTTTATAAAGAATACTAGTTTCGGATTCGAGCACCTTGTCGAAAAAATTTCTACGGGTAGGATTATTGCAAAAGGCGGGGGCGCAGTTGTTCATATTGATAAAGTAATCAGGCAGCCTCTTCCTATTCCTGATGAATTTTATGAAGCCGTAAAATCTTTTGAGAAGGGAGTAGATATTCTCAGGTCCTGA
- a CDS encoding GntG family PLP-dependent aldolase, which yields MKIIDLRSDTVTKPSDAMRKAMFNAEVGDDVYKEDPTVNELENYAAQLLGKEAALYVPTGVMGNQICLNVLTQPGDEVICEKNAHIFQYESGSPARLSGLQLSLVDGDKKGIFSSDQVEPLIRPTSAYYMARTRVIEIENTHNRAGGTINPIENISELSKLARKYNLFIHLDGARIWNASVETGIKPAEYASHFDSVSCCLSKGLGAPIGSIIAGSREFIKEAFAVRKAWGGGMRQVGVIASAGLFALKNNIERLKEDHQKAKLLSERLQDISSVNIDAELVETNIVMFTPLGMTIEEFQSKCKAEGLLLGTGKVGEIRAVTHMDVSAKDIEAAARIISKVLG from the coding sequence ATGAAAATAATTGATCTTAGAAGCGACACTGTTACAAAACCTTCCGATGCAATGCGCAAAGCAATGTTCAATGCTGAAGTTGGCGACGATGTTTACAAAGAAGATCCCACAGTTAACGAACTCGAAAATTATGCCGCGCAGCTTCTCGGTAAAGAGGCGGCTCTTTATGTCCCGACAGGCGTAATGGGAAATCAAATCTGTCTTAATGTTCTTACACAGCCCGGCGACGAAGTAATCTGCGAAAAGAACGCTCATATTTTTCAGTATGAGTCAGGTTCGCCCGCACGATTAAGCGGTTTGCAGCTGAGTCTTGTTGACGGTGATAAAAAGGGAATATTCTCATCCGATCAGGTAGAGCCGCTGATACGCCCGACAAGCGCTTACTATATGGCCAGGACACGTGTAATCGAAATAGAAAACACGCACAACAGGGCCGGCGGTACAATTAATCCGATCGAAAATATAAGCGAACTTTCAAAACTTGCCAGGAAATATAATTTGTTTATTCACCTTGACGGTGCGCGAATCTGGAATGCATCCGTGGAAACAGGAATTAAACCTGCAGAGTACGCTTCGCATTTCGATTCTGTTTCATGCTGCCTGTCGAAAGGACTTGGCGCTCCCATCGGTTCAATCATTGCCGGTTCCAGAGAATTCATCAAAGAAGCTTTTGCTGTTAGAAAGGCCTGGGGTGGAGGTATGAGGCAGGTGGGTGTAATTGCATCTGCGGGTCTTTTCGCACTTAAGAATAATATTGAACGCCTCAAGGAAGATCATCAGAAAGCAAAACTTCTCTCCGAACGTCTCCAGGATATTAGCAGCGTAAACATTGATGCTGAACTTGTTGAAACAAACATCGTAATGTTTACACCTCTCGGTATGACGATAGAAGAATTCCAGTCTAAATGCAAAGCCGAGGGTTTGCTTCTTGGTACAGGTAAAGTTGGAGAGATTAGAGCAGTAACTCATATGGATGTCTCTGCAAAGGATATTGAAGCAGCAGCTCGGATTATTTCTAAAGTTTTAGGGTAA
- the lnt gene encoding apolipoprotein N-acyltransferase, with protein MKLFKKIIRTPEERKQIRNDRLLALASGILFGFSFPPFPFPYTIFIALIPYFYLITKRETLAEINRITYLTAFVYTLITLYWVGSWTKEADPFLMISGVLLMFVNPAVYLIPSTLFYLAGRFLNKKTALYLFPFFWVSFEYAYSLTDLRFPWLTLSNSLPKFNLFIQSADIIGAYGVSLLVLYINLLLFRSIQNYRAEKKLNVKLLVITILLIIVPVLYGIIRVSTFKMPEEKIKVGLVQPDLNPWDKWEAGNVSQQLDLYLDLSRQAVKKNAKLIIWPESALPVYLLIGNYFPEVSRIHNFADSNDVFVLTGMPDASYFFDKEKAPPDAKLSKVIDMYYVSYNSILLFTPQSREIQKYGKMKLVPFGEKVPFVESLPFLGDLIKWQVGISSWNEGRQQVVFDLIEGVQLKVGGVICIESIYPDFVAGFVQKGANLLAVVTNDSWYGYSSGPFQHKEISVLRAIENRRYVVRAANGGISAIIDPLGRTVANTKLFQRDMLVGEVALNNSLTLYSRFPLAVPLSASLVSIFVIFYSTIKKISNKLNKQK; from the coding sequence ATGAAATTATTTAAGAAAATAATCCGGACGCCTGAAGAGAGAAAGCAGATAAGAAATGACAGATTATTAGCATTGGCCAGCGGTATTTTGTTCGGTTTCTCTTTTCCCCCGTTTCCTTTCCCTTATACAATTTTTATTGCCCTGATACCATATTTCTATCTTATAACAAAAAGGGAAACACTTGCGGAAATTAACCGCATAACGTACCTAACTGCATTTGTCTATACACTTATTACTTTATACTGGGTGGGCAGCTGGACGAAAGAAGCGGATCCGTTCTTAATGATTTCAGGTGTTCTGCTTATGTTTGTTAATCCGGCAGTCTATTTAATCCCTTCAACACTGTTTTATCTGGCCGGCAGATTCTTAAATAAAAAAACTGCCCTTTATCTCTTTCCTTTCTTCTGGGTTTCCTTTGAATATGCTTATAGTCTTACTGATCTAAGGTTTCCCTGGCTTACACTTTCAAACAGTCTCCCAAAATTCAATCTTTTTATACAATCGGCGGATATAATCGGCGCATATGGTGTTTCACTACTCGTTCTTTATATAAATCTTTTATTATTCAGATCAATTCAAAATTATAGAGCAGAAAAAAAACTTAATGTGAAACTGCTTGTAATTACTATTCTTTTAATTATTGTACCGGTTCTCTACGGAATTATAAGAGTCAGCACATTTAAAATGCCTGAAGAGAAAATAAAAGTCGGATTAGTTCAGCCGGATCTAAACCCGTGGGACAAGTGGGAAGCGGGCAACGTAAGTCAGCAGCTCGACCTTTATCTTGATTTATCGCGGCAGGCCGTTAAGAAGAATGCAAAACTAATCATCTGGCCGGAATCCGCTCTTCCGGTTTATCTTCTGATCGGGAATTATTTCCCCGAGGTGAGCAGGATCCACAATTTTGCCGACTCAAACGACGTCTTTGTTTTAACAGGTATGCCCGATGCCAGTTACTTTTTTGATAAGGAGAAAGCACCTCCGGATGCTAAATTGTCGAAAGTGATCGACATGTATTATGTTTCATACAATTCAATTCTTCTGTTCACTCCGCAATCGCGTGAAATTCAGAAATACGGTAAGATGAAACTTGTCCCTTTCGGCGAGAAAGTCCCGTTTGTTGAGTCGCTGCCGTTTCTAGGTGATTTGATTAAATGGCAGGTCGGAATTTCCAGTTGGAATGAAGGACGCCAGCAGGTTGTGTTCGACCTGATAGAGGGTGTTCAATTGAAAGTTGGCGGTGTAATCTGCATTGAATCGATCTACCCGGATTTTGTTGCGGGGTTTGTTCAGAAAGGTGCCAACCTGCTGGCAGTTGTAACCAACGACAGCTGGTACGGATACTCAAGCGGTCCGTTTCAACACAAGGAGATTTCGGTACTAAGAGCAATTGAAAATAGACGCTACGTTGTTAGAGCCGCTAACGGCGGTATAAGTGCCATTATTGATCCCCTCGGTAGAACTGTAGCAAATACAAAACTATTCCAGAGGGATATGCTTGTTGGAGAAGTAGCATTAAATAATTCACTTACCCTCTATTCACGTTTTCCGCTTGCAGTTCCATTATCCGCCTCTCTAGTATCTATATTCGTAATATTCTATTCAACCATTAAGAAAATCTCAAACAAACTAAATAAACAGAAATGA
- a CDS encoding DedA family protein, whose translation MLQEIISYISTLDPALIYFALFLFSFIENIFPPSPSDLILVVGAAIVANSPAGFLPVLVLTSIGSGLGFIVMYYIGVYLGDKLLRKGKLKFIKQESLDKADIWFNKYGYKIIIINRFIPGTRAVISFFCGVHKLKPLPTFFFAAMSSLLWNSALIWLGILLGRNLELIDSYLNTYSNIVLIIVALVACYFIYKYFRRKKSTK comes from the coding sequence ATGCTCCAGGAAATCATTTCTTATATAAGTACTCTCGATCCTGCTCTTATCTATTTTGCACTCTTTTTATTTTCATTCATAGAAAATATTTTTCCCCCCTCGCCAAGTGATCTTATTCTTGTTGTGGGGGCCGCTATTGTTGCAAATTCTCCGGCCGGTTTTTTACCTGTCCTTGTTCTTACTAGTATCGGCAGCGGATTAGGATTTATAGTAATGTACTATATCGGCGTATACTTGGGTGATAAACTTTTACGCAAAGGGAAACTGAAATTTATAAAACAGGAATCGCTCGATAAAGCTGATATCTGGTTTAATAAATACGGTTATAAAATAATTATTATCAACAGGTTTATTCCCGGAACCCGGGCAGTTATCAGCTTCTTCTGCGGTGTACATAAGCTGAAACCTCTGCCAACCTTTTTCTTTGCTGCAATGAGTTCATTATTGTGGAATTCGGCTCTCATCTGGCTCGGAATACTTCTGGGTAGAAATCTCGAACTGATCGATAGCTATCTTAACACATACTCGAATATTGTTTTAATAATTGTTGCTCTCGTTGCCTGTTATTTCATCTATAAATATTTTCGCAGGAAAAAAAGTACTAAATGA
- the ispF gene encoding 2-C-methyl-D-erythritol 2,4-cyclodiphosphate synthase codes for MINPFKIGFGYDVHKLAENRKLIIGGIELEHPKGLDGHSDADVLLHAICDALLGALALGDIGKHFPNTDLKFKDIDSRILLLKTYDLIKDNGYILGNIDSTVVIQEPKIAPYIPSMRKVIAEILSAGVEQISIKATTSEGLGYEGRGEGVSAFAIVLLIKKEN; via the coding sequence TTGATCAATCCATTTAAAATCGGTTTCGGTTACGATGTACACAAGTTGGCGGAAAACAGAAAGCTTATTATCGGCGGAATTGAACTCGAGCATCCTAAAGGGCTTGACGGTCATTCCGACGCCGATGTCCTGCTTCATGCAATTTGCGATGCTCTCCTCGGGGCACTGGCCCTCGGTGATATCGGAAAACATTTCCCCAATACAGATCTGAAATTTAAAGACATAGACAGCAGGATTCTCCTCTTGAAAACTTACGATCTGATTAAGGATAACGGTTATATACTTGGAAATATAGATTCAACTGTTGTAATTCAGGAACCCAAAATTGCGCCTTATATTCCATCGATGCGTAAGGTGATAGCCGAAATTCTGAGCGCCGGTGTGGAACAGATTTCAATAAAAGCCACCACCTCGGAAGGACTCGGTTATGAAGGAAGAGGAGAAGGCGTCTCAGCATTTGCGATCGTACTTCTAATCAAAAAAGAAAATTAA
- a CDS encoding acylphosphatase, with product MERAEIIANGLVQGVGFRYFVLRAGTELGLKGYTQNLFTGEVLTVVEGERFLIEELFNKIKTGPRYADVKNVSIKWGTHQNEFSTFEIRH from the coding sequence ATGGAAAGAGCTGAAATAATTGCGAACGGTCTGGTACAGGGAGTCGGCTTCAGATACTTTGTACTTCGGGCTGGAACGGAGCTGGGACTTAAAGGATACACACAAAATCTTTTTACCGGGGAGGTACTGACAGTTGTAGAAGGTGAGCGGTTTTTAATAGAAGAACTTTTTAATAAGATAAAAACCGGCCCCCGGTATGCTGATGTGAAAAATGTTTCGATTAAGTGGGGTACACATCAAAATGAATTTTCAACATTCGAGATAAGACATTGA
- a CDS encoding DMT family transporter translates to MTDTNNPLYKKYFGEGALLFMTIIWGGTFVLVKESLNDVSPLLFIGVRFGIAALLISVYFIVKRIRIELSSLLPGIFLGALLFFGFFLQTNGLRLTTASRSGFITGSLVVMVPLFQTIFERRLPTKGAQLGTLLVFIGLLFLSSSGSSLSEFITDLGTNFNTGDWLTLGCAAFFALHVVFIDIISPKFKFRDLLLLQLASVALLSFLFSGLFSATGIENMKFEITLDSASGILYTSLLATLVNYAIQTKYQKVVSPTKAGIIYSFEPIFAALFAFFLLSEKITNFGFIGSGLIFLGLVVAEAFDNLLAGKENRNGKS, encoded by the coding sequence ATGACTGATACAAATAATCCCCTGTATAAAAAATATTTCGGCGAGGGCGCTCTTCTTTTTATGACTATAATATGGGGCGGGACTTTCGTTCTAGTTAAAGAATCCCTGAACGATGTTTCACCTCTTCTTTTTATAGGAGTAAGATTCGGAATTGCAGCCCTTTTAATATCGGTTTACTTCATAGTTAAAAGGATCAGGATAGAACTCAGTTCCCTCCTTCCGGGAATATTTCTTGGTGCCCTTTTATTCTTCGGTTTTTTTCTTCAGACAAACGGTTTAAGGCTCACAACTGCATCGCGTTCCGGTTTCATTACTGGTTCGCTTGTTGTAATGGTTCCACTATTCCAGACAATCTTTGAAAGAAGGTTGCCAACAAAAGGGGCACAGCTTGGAACGCTGCTGGTTTTTATCGGCCTGTTGTTTCTTTCCAGCAGTGGAAGTTCATTAAGCGAATTTATAACCGACCTTGGTACTAATTTCAACACAGGTGATTGGTTAACGCTTGGATGCGCTGCTTTCTTTGCATTGCATGTAGTCTTCATCGATATCATTTCACCTAAATTTAAGTTTCGCGATCTGCTTCTTTTGCAGCTTGCTTCGGTTGCGCTCCTCAGCTTTCTTTTCTCCGGTCTTTTTTCGGCAACAGGAATTGAGAATATGAAATTTGAAATTACTTTAGATTCGGCAAGCGGAATTTTATATACATCACTATTGGCAACGCTCGTCAATTACGCAATTCAAACTAAATATCAGAAAGTCGTTAGCCCCACCAAAGCAGGAATAATTTATTCATTCGAACCGATATTTGCGGCTCTCTTCGCTTTCTTTTTACTGAGTGAAAAAATCACTAATTTTGGCTTCATCGGAAGCGGATTGATATTTTTAGGACTCGTTGTTGCCGAAGCTTTCGATAATCTCCTTGCCGGGAAAGAAAACAGGAATGGAAAGAGCTGA
- the era gene encoding GTPase Era → MNTRAGFAAIIGMPNVGKSTLMNSLIGEKLSITTNKPQTTRKRILGILSSDQYQIIFLDTPGILNPEYLLQEKMLQNVHAAVKDADVILLMIDASSDPDGKKTLLNPVVSALVNDASLKKILVINKVDLSDQPSVSQMILSFNSTGYFQKVIPASAEKKYNLESIIESILEFLPFHPKYFPDDELSDSNQRFFVSEIIREKIFELFRDEIPYSTEVLIEEFIERSESKDFIRASIIVEKDSQKPIIIGDNGSSIKRLGKVARSAVEEFLGKGVFLELFVKVREKWRSNPSLLKSFGYTENND, encoded by the coding sequence ATGAATACCAGAGCCGGATTCGCTGCAATAATTGGAATGCCTAATGTCGGTAAATCGACACTTATGAATTCACTTATAGGTGAAAAACTCTCTATCACTACGAATAAACCTCAGACAACTCGAAAACGGATTTTAGGAATACTTTCGTCGGATCAATATCAGATCATTTTCCTGGATACTCCCGGAATCTTAAACCCAGAATATCTACTTCAGGAAAAAATGCTTCAGAATGTTCATGCGGCGGTTAAAGATGCCGATGTTATTCTGTTAATGATCGATGCTTCTTCGGACCCTGACGGGAAAAAAACTCTTTTGAATCCTGTTGTGTCTGCTCTGGTTAATGATGCCTCATTAAAAAAAATTCTTGTTATAAATAAAGTTGATCTTTCGGATCAGCCTTCTGTCTCGCAAATGATTCTAAGTTTTAATTCGACCGGATACTTCCAGAAAGTAATCCCTGCTTCCGCTGAGAAAAAATATAATCTCGAATCAATTATCGAATCAATTCTTGAATTTCTTCCGTTTCATCCTAAATATTTTCCGGATGATGAATTAAGCGATTCTAATCAGAGGTTTTTTGTCTCAGAGATTATCCGGGAAAAGATATTTGAACTTTTCAGGGATGAAATTCCGTACAGTACAGAAGTATTGATTGAGGAATTTATAGAGCGTTCCGAAAGCAAGGACTTTATCCGTGCGAGTATTATTGTAGAGAAGGATTCACAAAAACCGATTATAATCGGTGATAACGGATCCTCGATAAAAAGGCTCGGTAAGGTTGCCCGCTCTGCTGTCGAGGAATTTTTAGGTAAGGGAGTCTTTCTGGAACTCTTTGTAAAAGTACGCGAAAAATGGCGTTCAAATCCCTCTCTCCTTAAAAGCTTCGGTTATACTGAAAACAATGACTGA